DNA from Felis catus isolate Fca126 chromosome B3, F.catus_Fca126_mat1.0, whole genome shotgun sequence:
CGAGACTTGGAGCTGCTGATTGCCGAGGAAGAAGAAGCTATCTTATTAGAGGAACGTGAAGGTAGGCCTATCTGGCTGCGTACGGCCCGTGCGGCATGGATGGTCAGAGCCCTGACATGGGCAGTCTGGGCCTGGGCAGTGCTCCCATCTCCTCTCTTCTGTGCTCTGAGACCTGATCTTCTCTCTGCAGAGTACAAGGAGGAGCCCCGGGCCCTGGAGGGAGAAGCCATATTACCCTCGCTTTCACCTCCAGCTCTTGTACAGTAAGGGCAGGACCCTCTGGGCCAGGTAGGGGGTCAGTGCTGGGAGGGGTGTCTTCATTTCTCACCCATTTTCCCTCAGGGTGGAAGGGGCAGCAGAGCCACTTCCGGTCCCAGTCCCCGAGGAACCGAAGCCAGCAGGCTGGGAGCCTGAGGCCCTACTTACTGGTGAGTGCCCATCGTGCCTGTACAGCTACTGCACACAAGGGTCCTGGATTCCAACTTGCTGAAGGGAGGCCTTCTAGCTGGTGGCTGGGTGACTGTAAGGGCAAAGGCtgtgtggcagagccaggacctaGAGTGTTTTTGCAGAGGTGACCCCTCCACCAGAGCTGCGTctgccagcccctcccagcccagagGTGAGTAGTGCCCCTTCCaagtctcttcccctcccagagCTGCTCATCTGTATTCGGCTTCCCCAAGCCCTGGGCCACTGCTAGCCTGCCTGGGCCTTTGGGCAAATGGGTAAAAGGTACCCCTGCTCATACTCCATTTATCTAGACCGCCCTTCTCAGCTGGGCCCCTCACATGAGGTTGGAACTGCATGTACTCAGAGGCCGTGTCCAGCTCTTTCCTGGGGCACCTCTGGGGTGGGGATATGGGGCTTGTACCACTAAGGTGGTGGGAAAGGGAATCATGGGCAGCCTtgcccccacttcccctccaacTCAGCAGAGGAGGCCCCCAGTTGTCCCATATCCTGTGAGCCCACCTGCTCGTCGCCGTCGCCGCCGCCAGTTACTGTTCTGGGACAAGGAGACTCAGATTTCCCGGGAGAAATTCCGGGAACAACTGCAAACCAGAGCCCACTGCTGGGAGTGTGTGAGTGCAGCGTAGGCTCtgctggggatggagggaggcagggcgggCCTGGGGCAATGCATGCTGGGCCTTCTAAActctggggggatggggggggttACACAGGGAACAATCCCCAAAGTGCACGTGTTCCGGGGGTTTGAACATACACAGCTCTGTGTTCCTTGAGTGACCCCACCTAGCATATCCACAGGCCCCAGTTAGTAGTGAGTGGGGCAAGCAGGGGCATGAACCTGAGAGTTGGAAGGTCAGAGGCCTTGGAACAAAGTATTGCAaagaagtggaggaggggcggtgAGGAGTGGCTCCCTCCTAACTGGGCTTCTGGCCCTCCCTGCCATGCAGCCAAAGGTGCAGCCTCCTGAGAGGACCATCAGAAGCCCCACGGAGCTATTCCAAACCCCAACTCACTGTAAGGAGCGGTGGGAGTTGGCATGTGGGATCTTCTGAACCCACATTCCTCACTTGGTGTTCCTCACACCTCAGACCCCatccccactgcccaccccctccccagctggctggTTACCCCCAGAACTGCTGTCTTTCTGGACCCGCTGTGCCCAGCCACCCCCAGAAGCACTCAGGCGAAGGCCACCCCTGGAGCCTGaagaggaggctgaggaggaaaggaggaggactGAAGCTCTGAGCGATATTGAGGTTACTGCACCCTTCCTCCTTCGTCAAGAGGCTGCCTTCTCCCCCGTGCCCCCGCACCCCCATGGGAGCCATTGGTGCTGGGTCCATCCCCTAGTGCAGGCCGGTTCAGGGCTGGGACTGCTTCACCCTACCCCAGATGTTTCTGACACTCGGGGTCTTAGTTCTCGCTCTCCCACCCCCAGGTCCTGAGAGAGGCCCAGGAGCCCAGCGGGCCCCTCATGCTGTCTTCAGGTAGGTacctggagaagggagaggaccACCACCCCAGCCCCGGTCCCGGAGAACTGGTACCCCAATGCTCTTATTAGAAGGGAGTGATTAACATGAGGGAGCATAGATCTCTTCAGCTCTCCCACTGGGCACTTTTAATAAGTCACTGCACAGCCACGGTTTCTGGGTCAACCAGGTGGCCTCAAGGTCCCGCTTGCTCAGATCTAAGCAGATCCACTCACgacctccccatcccccaacagAACTCTCTCTAGAAGCGGCCGAGGAGGAGAAGACCCGCATCAGCCTCATCCCTTCGGAAGAACGGTGGTAAGCCACCAGCCCCGGAGAACTCAAATATTCCCCCTTGTTGCTGTCACAGCTGCCACCTTCCCTGTTCCACCTGACTCCCATGTTCTCCCAGGGCCTGGGCCGAGGCAGAACAGCCAGAGGCCCCTGCACTGCCTGTGGTACCCGAACTCCCTGAAGTGCCTATGGAGTTGCCTTTGGAGCTGCCCCTGGAGCCCGAGCTGCTGTCGCTGGAGGCTGTGTATAGGTATTAGGGAGACAGACGGTGTCTCGGTGGGGCGGGCCCAGGCTGAGACTTCAGCTGACAGTCCTTGATCCCTACAGGGCAGTGGCACAGGAGCTGCAGGCCAACAGGGAGCCCGATTTCAGCAGCCTGGTGTCCCCTCTCAGCCCTCGCAGGGTGGCTGCCCGGGCCTTCTATCTGCTGCTAGGTGAGTGTGGGCACGAGGTGCAATGTGGGGGACGAAGACACACAGGCCCTACGCGGACTCCCCCTGACTGGCCCTGTCTTCTCCCCTTGAGCAGTGCTTGCAGCACAACAGATCCTTCGCGTGGAACAAGAGAAGCCGTACGGGCGACTCCTGCTGCAGCCGGGGCCCCGATTCCACTGCGGTTAGAACTAATTCACAAGATGCCAGGATACTGGTTACATTAAATATGTCTTGCCTGCCTCATTTCTGAACATCTATCTCCGTGCTTTCTGCTGTCAGAGCTACTGTTTTTCAAGCAGAAATTGAACTGCCTTTATTTAGGGTAGGATGTCAAGGCTCCATTCGTGTTGTTCCAGAGCAGAACACATCCAGAGACGCCTCTGCAGGGCAGCAGGCAGGGCTGAGACTCCAAATGGCTACGAGGCCCAGAATCTTTGGTAAGGCATGAGCTGCACTGGGCTGAGAGGTGCTCTCGGGGTCTGGGCAGGCTCTGTTCTCTCTGGCCCGGCTGCAGCTCAGTCTAGGTGAGGCCCAGGACGGCCTGGAGCTCCTGAGCTTTGTCACCAGGCAAGGAGCCCAGTGCTGAGTGGAAGCTGTCGGTGTGCTGTCTGGCCAAGAATGTCAGGAGCAGCAGCAATGCGGCCTTGGTATCTGGGTGGAAAGTGCAGAGGGAGAGATCCCGCAAGGactggccctcccccacccccaggccctgtgacccctggccctgcccactaCTGCCACCCTCACCTGGTGGGATCTTATTGTCGGCCAGAATGAGGCTGCAGATGCGCAGGAGCTCAGGAGCCACATCTACAACCTGTGAGAAAAGAAAGGCTGACTTAGGGGTGGCGGCACCTTTGGGCCCGGGTCCAGGGGGGGCAGTGGTAGAggccaaagagagggagaatctcccACCAGGGATACTTTGAGTGTGATACCAATTCACATCCAAGATAACTGTGAAACATGAGAAGGACCCAAGAAACATGGTAGTAGTAATCGTTTTTGAAGGAGACAGGATTGTGACCAAAGAGGAATGAAGTTAAGAACAAAAGAATCCCATGGTTGCTCTTCAGATCTATTAAGTCtttcaccttttattttaaagaaagaccaaaagaatCCCAGACACTTGGGAGCCCCACCAACAGAACAGTCTCTACAGAAGCACTGGAACAGGAGTCCAAACCTAGCTGGTCAGTTCAGACGAATTCAGGAAGCAGGGCTGCTCTAATTGGAAGGGATGGTGGGGCAGCCCGGGGATACCCACGCCCCATGAGCATCCTGAAGGAACCCTGGTATAGGAAGTTAGCCTAGGGAAGCTGTGATTTCTAGCTCCCCCCAGAGTGTGCAAATGGCCAGGCACGATGGAGCCTCCCTAGGAAAAAGCACTAAGGAGCATCACAGGACAGTTTAAACTGTTACTCTGCGTCAGCTACAAGCGAGGCCAATTCTGCCTGTGACGAGCAGCAAGCTCCCCAGAGGGCCGCcagcatcagcattacctggTCAGGGCTGCTTTGGTACAGGAAGCTGAAGAGGTGCCCTATGGTGACCCATTCCTCCAAGTCCTCCTTCAGTGGCAGGGCATGCAGCAGGGCAGCCAGCACCTGGACACAGAGATGCCTCAGGCCCCTTGTTCCGCACCCTCGCACCCTCCTCAGCTTCCTGGCTGTGCCTGATGCCCCTGGGTCTCACCTGGGGCTCCGGTTTCCTTGTGGGACTGGCCATCAGCAGGCGGGCAAGTGCCCCACAGATGTTGTCACGGACGCGATCATGGCGCTCCCGTGCCAGGAGGGGCAACAGAAGCCCCAGCAGCTTGGGGAAGTGTCTGGTTCCACAGTCAAGGAAGAGGCACGCGGGCAGACCTCTCCCATCCTCGAGTTCCAGGGATGCTCCCAACCCCACCCAGGCCCTTTCTGCAAACTAAGGATACTCCTGAGCGGGGCGGCCCCCATGTTCTGCCAGCACCCCCAGCCCAAAGATGGCATTGCTCCGCACCTCAGGGTCTGCCTCCCGGGCGGTGCTCAACAGCACAGGGAGCAGCCGAGACACAAACTGGGCTGAGGCGCCACCCAGGCCCTGAATAGACTCCGCCAGGGTCCCCACTGCAAAAGACTTCTCTGCCACTGTGCAGCCCTGCttctggtggggggaggagtgaAGTCAGCAGGGACAGAGTGAGGGGCTGGACACAAGGTGCACGGATAGAACGGGTTTCGAAGCCAGAACACAGAGCACTCACCGTCTTGCACAGCAGCAGTGGCAAGAAGCCAGCAAAGAAGGGGGCGAAGGCATCTCCCCCGGCTGCAGCTGCCAGGGCTGGGATGGCCTCTCCCGCGTGCTCCAGCAACATGGCATCATACTCAGCCTGCGGAACCAGGTCAGGGGCTAGAGCACCAGAGCTAGTTCTGTAGCCGTGGGTGCCTCCCACAATGCCCCTTCCAAGCTGGCCATGTTTGAAACACAGCTTTTTCTCCTGGTACACCTACTTTTAGCTATCGATCCAAGCCCACCCCAATCCCCACCTGCCAGCAGCCTTTCCTGAACCTCCAATGCCTTAGTGGGAGCAGGGCTGCATCATTTGGAGCCATTACCAGCCGTTTAGTGCCCCTGGCCTCCCTAGGCCAAGCCCAGGTGCACTGTCCATCTCTGCCCTGTGCAGACTACCCGGACAGCCTGGTCCCAGTTTGCATCCATGGCCCTTACCTggtcctcctcttcttcctcctcgtCGGTGTCCTGACAAGCTATCTGCAGGAAGAGAGTTCAGCTCAGCCTGgatctcctgccccttcccctttccaTGGAGGGGAGATAGGGAAACCTGGACCTGTAGTACCCTCAGACTATCCCCACTTAGGGCTGAGCCATCTCCTCAGCCCACAGTCCACCCATCCTGCTCACCTTCCTTTGCAGCACCGCCTTGAGCATGTTGCAGAGCTCAGCAAGACGCCCAGGGGGCTGCAACGCGAGGGGCCCGCAGCCGCGCAGCACCCCCGTCAGCGCCTCCAACACGGCCATCACCACCTGGCGCTCCCGCTCCACATTCACTGCCTGCATGTAGGATGGCACCACCCGGGCGAGGGCAGTCTGCAGAGCTGGGGACATTATTAGCTGAAGCCCCGATCagaccct
Protein-coding regions in this window:
- the REC8 gene encoding meiotic recombination protein REC8 homolog isoform X2 — protein: MFYYPNVLQRHTGCFATIWLAATRGSRLVKREYLKVNVVKTCEEILDYVLVRVQPPLPGLPRPRFSLYLSAQLQIGVIRVYSQQCQYLVEDIQHILERLHRAQLQIRIDMVETELPSLLLPNRLAMMETLEDAPDPFFGMMSVDPTLPSPFSIPQIRHLLEAATPERLLEEIPPEVPMEPTKPDRIPVTVLSPEAITLQEAEPIRMLQIEGERDLPEVSRRDLELLIAEEEEAILLEEREEYKEEPRALEGEAILPSLSPPALVQVEGAAEPLPVPVPEEPKPAGWEPEALLTEVTPPPELRLPAPPSPERRPPVVPYPVSPPARRRRRRQLLFWDKETQISREKFREQLQTRAHCWECPKVQPPERTIRSPTELFQTPTHSGWLPPELLSFWTRCAQPPPEALRRRPPLEPEEEAEEERRRTEALSDIEVLREAQEPSGPLMLSSELSLEAAEEEKTRISLIPSEERWAWAEAEQPEAPALPVVPELPEVPMELPLELPLEPELLSLEAVYRAVAQELQANREPDFSSLVSPLSPRRVAARAFYLLLVLAAQQILRVEQEKPYGRLLLQPGPRFHCG
- the REC8 gene encoding meiotic recombination protein REC8 homolog isoform X1: MFYYPNVLQRHTGCFATIWLAATRGSRLVKREYLKVNVVKTCEEILDYVLVRVQPPLPGLPRPRFSLYLSAQLQIGVIRVYSQQCQYLVEDIQHILERLHRAQLQIRIDMVETELPSLLLPNRLAMMETLEDAPDPFFGMMSVDPTLPSPFSIPQIRHLLEAATPERLLEEIPPEVPMEPTKPDRIPVTVLSPEAITLQEAEPIRMLQIEGERDLPEVSRRDLELLIAEEEEAILLEEREEYKEEPRALEGEAILPSLSPPALVQVEGAAEPLPVPVPEEPKPAGWEPEALLTEVTPPPELRLPAPPSPEQRRPPVVPYPVSPPARRRRRRQLLFWDKETQISREKFREQLQTRAHCWECPKVQPPERTIRSPTELFQTPTHSGWLPPELLSFWTRCAQPPPEALRRRPPLEPEEEAEEERRRTEALSDIEVLREAQEPSGPLMLSSELSLEAAEEEKTRISLIPSEERWAWAEAEQPEAPALPVVPELPEVPMELPLELPLEPELLSLEAVYRAVAQELQANREPDFSSLVSPLSPRRVAARAFYLLLVLAAQQILRVEQEKPYGRLLLQPGPRFHCG
- the REC8 gene encoding meiotic recombination protein REC8 homolog isoform X3, which produces MPIPRRPSLLLPNRLAMMETLEDAPDPFFGMMSVDPTLPSPFSIPQIRHLLEAATPERLLEEIPPEVPMEPTKPDRIPVTVLSPEAITLQEAEPIRMLQIEGERDLPEVSRRDLELLIAEEEEAILLEEREEYKEEPRALEGEAILPSLSPPALVQVEGAAEPLPVPVPEEPKPAGWEPEALLTEVTPPPELRLPAPPSPEQRRPPVVPYPVSPPARRRRRRQLLFWDKETQISREKFREQLQTRAHCWECPKVQPPERTIRSPTELFQTPTHSGWLPPELLSFWTRCAQPPPEALRRRPPLEPEEEAEEERRRTEALSDIEVLREAQEPSGPLMLSSELSLEAAEEEKTRISLIPSEERWAWAEAEQPEAPALPVVPELPEVPMELPLELPLEPELLSLEAVYRAVAQELQANREPDFSSLVSPLSPRRVAARAFYLLLVLAAQQILRVEQEKPYGRLLLQPGPRFHCG